A stretch of the Mesorhizobium sp. Pch-S genome encodes the following:
- the phbB gene encoding acetoacetyl-CoA reductase — protein MSKVALVTGGSRGIGAAISIGLKNAGYSVAANYAGNDEAAAKFTAETGIKTYKWSVADYEACAAGIGQVEADLGPVSVLVNNAGITRDAMFHKMTPQQWKEVIDTNLSGVFNMSHPLWSGMRDRKFGRIITISSINGQKGQAGQANYSASKAGDIGFTKALAQEGARAGITVNVICPGYIATEMVKAIDEKVLNERIIPQIPVGRLGEPEEIARCVVFLASEEAGFITGSTISANGGQYFA, from the coding sequence ATGAGTAAAGTCGCACTCGTCACCGGTGGGTCGCGCGGTATCGGTGCCGCAATCTCGATCGGTTTGAAGAATGCCGGTTACAGCGTCGCGGCGAACTATGCCGGCAACGACGAGGCAGCAGCGAAGTTCACGGCGGAAACAGGGATCAAGACCTACAAGTGGTCGGTTGCCGACTATGAGGCCTGCGCGGCCGGTATCGGCCAGGTAGAGGCTGACCTCGGCCCTGTTTCGGTGCTGGTCAACAATGCAGGCATCACGCGCGATGCGATGTTCCACAAGATGACGCCGCAGCAGTGGAAAGAGGTGATCGACACCAACCTGTCCGGTGTCTTCAACATGTCGCATCCGCTGTGGAGTGGCATGCGCGACCGCAAGTTCGGCCGCATCATCACCATTTCCTCCATCAACGGGCAGAAAGGCCAGGCCGGCCAGGCCAACTACTCGGCGTCGAAGGCCGGTGACATCGGCTTCACCAAGGCACTCGCGCAGGAAGGCGCGCGCGCAGGCATCACCGTCAATGTGATCTGCCCCGGCTACATCGCCACCGAAATGGTCAAGGCGATCGACGAGAAGGTACTCAACGAACGCATCATTCCGCAGATCCCGGTCGGCCGTCTTGGCGAGCCGGAAGAGATCGCGCGTTGCGTGGTGTTCCTGGCTTCCGAAGAAGCCGGCTTCATCACCGGCTCGACCATCTCGGCAAATGGCGGGCAGTATTTCGCCTGA
- a CDS encoding MFS transporter, protein MEAQNSYRALMSIPGLSPLILAATLSRLAARMFGLTLVLFVLARFSSPALAGWLTFAAIAPGLLISPIAGALLDRVGPTAAVRIDLIASAIFIAAVSVAGWAGWASPPVLFVLVVLFSLAGPLGASGTRTLLPRLVPSHALDRVNALDTAVYAVSDVVGPALAGLTVALLGPEAALSIIAFAYTGAAICLSYVPRLPGLASRHASLLRQTIEGIEMVARQPTLRGLAISYSFYQITWGVLVVVVPVFVVERYGATESSSVTGALWAAMGIAGGIGALMAGRLRTTGRERHVMAIGMVITALAAWPVAAEFGLGGLAIGLMIAGVVSGPIDVALLTLRQRRTDPHQLGRVMSISMSLNLAGFPLGSAIAGMVITQSMSAAFIIAGIASIIAAVATASIPRDAAPSS, encoded by the coding sequence ATGGAAGCCCAGAACTCGTATCGTGCCTTGATGTCGATCCCCGGCCTGTCGCCCCTGATCCTTGCGGCAACGCTGTCGCGCCTGGCGGCCCGCATGTTTGGCCTCACCCTCGTCCTGTTCGTCCTGGCGCGCTTTTCCTCGCCGGCACTGGCCGGTTGGCTGACTTTTGCCGCGATTGCTCCAGGCCTCCTTATCAGCCCCATCGCCGGCGCATTGCTCGACCGGGTGGGTCCGACAGCAGCGGTCCGGATCGATCTGATCGCCAGCGCCATTTTCATCGCCGCGGTCAGCGTGGCCGGCTGGGCGGGCTGGGCGAGCCCCCCGGTCCTGTTTGTCCTGGTGGTCCTGTTCTCGCTGGCCGGCCCATTGGGCGCATCCGGCACGCGGACGCTGCTGCCACGGCTCGTGCCGTCCCATGCGCTCGACCGGGTCAACGCGCTCGACACCGCAGTCTATGCCGTCTCCGATGTCGTGGGGCCTGCGCTGGCCGGCCTGACGGTAGCCCTGCTTGGACCGGAAGCTGCGTTGTCAATCATCGCTTTTGCCTACACCGGCGCCGCAATCTGCCTCTCTTACGTTCCACGCCTGCCGGGTCTGGCATCGCGCCATGCCTCCCTGTTGCGCCAGACGATCGAAGGCATCGAGATGGTGGCACGACAGCCCACCCTGCGCGGCCTCGCTATCTCCTACTCCTTCTATCAGATCACCTGGGGTGTGCTTGTCGTGGTAGTGCCGGTGTTCGTGGTCGAACGCTATGGCGCGACGGAAAGCAGCTCGGTGACCGGGGCGCTGTGGGCTGCGATGGGCATTGCCGGAGGCATCGGCGCGCTCATGGCGGGTCGTCTGCGCACGACGGGGCGAGAGCGTCATGTCATGGCGATCGGCATGGTGATCACCGCCCTGGCTGCCTGGCCGGTCGCGGCGGAATTCGGGCTGGGTGGGTTGGCGATCGGCCTGATGATTGCCGGCGTGGTGTCCGGCCCGATCGATGTTGCGCTGCTGACCTTGCGCCAGCGCCGCACCGACCCGCACCAGCTTGGCCGCGTCATGTCGATTTCCATGAGCCTGAACCTGGCTGGCTTCCCGCTCGGATCCGCCATCGCAGGCATGGTCATCACGCAATCGATGTCAGCTGCCTTCATCATAGCCGGCATCGCTTCCATCATCGCAGCCGTCGCCACGGCATCGATCCCCCGCGATGCGGCACCCTCCAGTTAG